From a single Phocoena sinus isolate mPhoSin1 chromosome 1, mPhoSin1.pri, whole genome shotgun sequence genomic region:
- the RD3 gene encoding protein RD3, which yields MSLIPWLRWNEAPPRLSSRSPAQMVLETLMVELEGQMREAERQQWERSNAVRKICTGVDYSWLARAPRPTYDLSPGERLQLEDVCAKIHPSYCGPAILRFRQLMAEQEPEVQEVSRLFRSVLQEVLERMKQEEEAHKLTRQWSLRPRSSLATFRSRARITPFASDIRTISQDVERDAPPLHRTWSMPEFRAQKED from the exons ATGTCCCTCATCCCATGGCTCCGGTGGAACGAGGCTCCGCCACGGCTGTCGTCTCGGAGCCCGGCTCAGATGGTGCTGGAGACGCTCATGGTGGAGCTAGAGGGGCAGATGCGAGAGGCTGAGAGGCAGCAGTGGGAGCGCAGCAATGCCGTCAGGAAGATCTGCACCGGAGTGGACTACAGCTGGCTGGCCAGAGCGCCCCGGCCCACCTACGACCTCAGCCCTGGCGAGAGGCTGCAACTAGAGGACGTCTGCGCCAAGATCCACCCATCCTACTGTGGGCCCGCCATCCTCAG GTTCCGGCAGCTGATGGCAGAGCAGGAGCCCGAGGTGCAGGAGGTGTCCCGGCTCTTCCGCTCGGTGCTGCAGGAAGTCCTGGAGAGGAtgaagcaggaggaggaggcGCACAAGCTGACCCGTCAGTGGAGCCTGCGGCCCCGCAGCAGCCTGGCCACCTTCAGGAGCCGCGCGCGCATCACCCCCTTCGCCAGCGACATCCGCACCATCTCCCAGGACGTGGAGCGGGACGCGCCGCCGCTGCACCGGACCTGGAGCATGCCCGAGTTCCGGGCACAAAAAGAGGACTGA